The sequence below is a genomic window from Candidatus Hydrogenedentota bacterium.
CCGACGAGCGGGTGGCGAAGGACGACCTGCCGCGGTTAAAAGCGCTTGCCAAGGGCGCGCACGATTGCTGTTACCGGTTTACGACGCGGAACTATACGAACAACACCGCCGTCGCGGATTTTCAGCCCTGCGAGCCGGGTGATCCGAACGCGAAGGGGTTTACCGGCTGGTTTCCGAGCGTGAAGGTCCGCTTCTTTCCGAACCGTCGCAACGCGAAGTTTCAGGGCAAGGTCCACGAACTCGTCAATCAGTCACTCGAGCAGCAGGGCATCCGCGTGCTCGATTGCCCGGTTCCGATACACCACTACAATCTGTTGAAAAAAGCGGACCGCCTTCGCGAAAAGCAGGAACATTACCTTAAGCTTGGGCATCAAAAGGCCGCGGCGAACCCGAACGATCCGAATGCGTTTATCGAGCTTGGCGCACAGTACGCCGACGTAGGAGACTGGTCGAACGCGGCGGCCTCGTATCGTCAGGCGCTGAAGCTCGACGGCAGGAACGCGGTGGCGCTACGCGACTTGGGCGGCGCGTTGCACATGCTCAAGCGGCCGGACGAAGCCAAGCAGGCATTGCGCCTCTCGATCGAGATCGACCCGAAACAGCCTGCCGCGTGGCGCAATCTGGGCGTTGTGCTCGCAGAAGAAAAACAATGGGATGCGGCAATCGACTGTTTCCGCAAGGCGCTCGCGCTCGATCCCAAGTGGCCTGACGCGCACCGATATCTCAGTGTGGCGATAGAGGGTGCGGGCCGGTTGGAGGAGGCGGCGGCCGAATCGCGCGCGGGCCTCGAGCAGAACCCAACCGACGGTGAGAGCCTGAAACTTTATATTCACCAAATGCTGCGCCTGGGACTTCGGCCGGCGGCGCGAACCGTGCTGCTCGGCCTGATTGACCGCGGCGCGAAAAGTGCCGACGTGTTCAACGCGCTGGCGGAACTGTTCTTCTACGACAACCTGTTCGAGGACTCCAAGAAGTACTTCTTGCTCGCCGCGCAAGCCGGACTGCCCGCCGCATACAACAACCTTGGCGTCGTGCTGTACAAGCAGCGGCGGTTCGTTGAGGCGAAGGAAGCGTTTGAGCAATGCCTTGCCGGCGATCCAACACATCCCGGTGCGATCAGCAATCTGCAAAAGGTCCGGCCGCACCTCACGCTGGCGCCCTAAAGAATTTCTCCCGCATGCCGATAATCTTCTTCGAGGGCCGCAGAAACGCGGCGGCCTCGACCGACGCACGGATGCCGAGGTCAGTAGTCATCACGGAGGATTCTTGTCATGG
It includes:
- a CDS encoding tetratricopeptide repeat protein is translated as MASSIALAMIVKNEEDQLADCLASVKDIVNEICIVDTGSTDYTLEVARSFNAKIGLFLWSDDFSAMRNESLRICTSDWIFVLDADERVAKDDLPRLKALAKGAHDCCYRFTTRNYTNNTAVADFQPCEPGDPNAKGFTGWFPSVKVRFFPNRRNAKFQGKVHELVNQSLEQQGIRVLDCPVPIHHYNLLKKADRLREKQEHYLKLGHQKAAANPNDPNAFIELGAQYADVGDWSNAAASYRQALKLDGRNAVALRDLGGALHMLKRPDEAKQALRLSIEIDPKQPAAWRNLGVVLAEEKQWDAAIDCFRKALALDPKWPDAHRYLSVAIEGAGRLEEAAAESRAGLEQNPTDGESLKLYIHQMLRLGLRPAARTVLLGLIDRGAKSADVFNALAELFFYDNLFEDSKKYFLLAAQAGLPAAYNNLGVVLYKQRRFVEAKEAFEQCLAGDPTHPGAISNLQKVRPHLTLAP